The Apium graveolens cultivar Ventura chromosome 11, ASM990537v1, whole genome shotgun sequence genome has a window encoding:
- the LOC141696497 gene encoding uncharacterized protein LOC141696497, protein MNELQMCHLETIQLRSKETLPEFIKRFQEAVNQLSNLEEKEAVNIFQRNLHPVSCERYVKDLIHREPQSLASAYALASKFIKENDFLKSMKMNRRIHDDDESSERRSSFRKDKRFKLDRQANYIQQSWGTPPRKNYSVLSKNERKPKAKREPEPEPEWTPLNRSRADILREVKGKPFYYLSKPLLAPPENRAQDKHCRYHEDHGHTTKNYFSMKMFIEDQIKKRNMNQYLKRRLNDKDRIPGSRTNIVNVVFGGSATPPRSLDLDDDIMMIQPFEDEPIYFHILGL, encoded by the coding sequence ATGAATGAGCTGCAGATGtgccacctggagacaatccAACTGAGAAGTAAAGAGACCCTGCCGGAATTTATTAAAAGATTCCAGGAAGCAGTCAACCAGCTCTCCAACTTAGAAGAAAAGGAAGCTGTAAACATCTTTCAAAGAAACTTGCATCCGGTATCCTGTGAAAGATATGTCAAAGACTTAATTCACAGAGAACCCCAGAGCCTAGCATCTGCCTATGCGTTGGCATCGAAGtttataaaagaaaatgattttctCAAGTCAATGAAGATGAATAGGAGAatccatgatgacgatgagtccTCGGAGCGTCGCTCATCGTTCCGGAAGGATAAAAGATTCAAACTAGACAGGCAAGCAAACTACATCCAACAATCTTGGGGGACCCCACCTAGGAAAAACTACTCTGTGCTCAGTAAGAATGAAAGGAAACCCAAGGCTAAGAGGGAGCCCGAACCAGAACCAGAGTGGACACCACTCAACAGGTCCCGGGCTGACATCTTACGCGAAGTTAAAGGTAAGCCATTTTATTATCTATCAAAACCTTTACTTGCGCCTCCTGAGAACAGGGCCCAGGACAAACATTGCAGATATCATGAAGATCACGGGCATACAACAAAAAATTATTTCTCTATGAAGATGTTCATCGAGGATCAAATCAAGAAAAGAAACATGAACCAATATCTTAAGAGAAGGTTGAATGACAAAGACAGGATCCCGGGAAGCCGCACAAATATTGTCAATGTTGTCTTTGGCGGTTCGGCCACACCACCCCGGAGCCTAGATCTGGATGATGACATAATGATGATCCAACCTTTCGAGGATGAGCCTATCTATTTTCATATACTCGGACTTTGA